TCTGGACGGCGACAGTGGGCGACATCGTGGCGAAGCTCGCGCGAGCACGCAAGAAACTGGAGACGATCAAGCCGGGATGTACGCAGCCGAGACAGCGAAAAACAAAACACCCCAAATAATAAGTCGCTCGCTCCGCTCTGTTATTTTGGGGAATGATCTCTCGCTCCGCTCGAGATCTCCGCTCACTCGCTAATGCTCGTTCGCTTCGACAAGATCAGAGGTTTCTTTTCCTGCACCCGTGGAGCTCGTCGGGGAAGTCGAAGGGGATCACCAAAAACAGAGGAAATTTTTGAGCCATTCCCTCCCGCATTCACAATTGGAATGCTAAAAAGATCCGCCTTGACTCACGCGAATGCATTGACCTCACCCCTGAACGCTAAACCCATCCGCCTTGACTCGCGTGAATGATATAGGTTTCCCAAGTAACGCGCCCCTCACCGGCCCGCCGAAAAAATATTTCATTTTTCCGGGAATAAAATTCCCTCTCACTCCGTCTTATATAGTGAGACCTGAAAAGACAATTTGGTTTTCTAGCAAGGCAATCAATTTAAAAGGAGGGGTGTATGAAAGAGCTAATTCCGCCGGAATGGATTAAACGTAAGATCTACCTAATAAGAGGACAGAAGGTAATGTTTGATAAAGACTTAGCAATTCTATACGCCGTTACAACAGCCAATCTTAATAAGGCCGTGACCAGAAACCCAGGCAGATTCCCCGATGACTTCTCATTTAAGCTGACGTCTGATGAAGTTAGAAACTTGATATTCCATTTTGGAACATCAAGATTGGGCGGTACTCGCAAGATGCCGCGCGTATTTACTGAACAAGGAGTAGCGATGCTGTCGAGTGTTCTCAGGAGCGAACGGGCCATCCAGGTCAACATAGCGATAATGAGTGTATTCGTGAGATTGAGAGAGATACTATCGACTCATAAAGAGCTTGCCCATAAGCTACGGCTACTTGAAACAAGGATTGATAGATACGATCACCAGATACAGTCTATTTTCGACGCAATAAATCAATTGATCTTGCCACCTGAAAAACCCAAGCGCCGCATCGGATTCTATCCGGAGCCATGACGCTAATAGGAATATTCCTGCACCCGTGGAGCCCGTGGGGGAAGTCGAAGGGGACAACCCAAAACAGCGGGAATTTTTGAGCCATTCCCTCCCGCATCCACAATTGGAATGCCAAACTCATCCTCCTTGACTCGCGCGAATGATATAGGTTTCCCAAGTAACGCGCCCCTCTCCGGCCCGCCGAAAAAATATTTAATTTTCCTGGGAATTACATGCTCACTCACTTCGTCTAATAATGTGAAGGACAAAATATATGCGGGCTCCTCGACAGCGGAGGTGGGCAATGGGGAAGGCAGATGGTAGCTCCTTGATTGCTTCTGGGAAGATTGAGAGCCTTATTTTGCTTATGAGAGGCGAGAAGGTAATCCTGGATGCCGACCTGGCCGGGCTCTACGGTGTACCTACATTCCGCTTCAATGAGGCGGTGAAACGTAATCGCAATCGCTTCCCCGGAGACTTTGTGTTTCAGCTTACGCAAGAAGAAGTTGCAGCTTTGATATCGCAAAATGCGATGTCAAAGTCAGGTCGCGGGGGAAGAAGAACTCTCCCTTATGCTTTTACAGAACACGGCGCGGTCATGGCTGCGACTGTATTAAGTTCACCCCGTACGATAGAAATGAGCATATTTGTGGTGAGGGCGTTTATCCATTTGAGAAATCTACTTTCAACACATAAGGAGCTTGCCTTGAAGCTGGCCGAATTGGAAAGAAAAATTGAGACACATGACGATAAGATCCGCTCACTCTTCGAGGCCATTCATGAGTTTATGGCCCCTCCTGAGAAGCCCAAGCGGCACATCGGATTCCATGCGGAGCCGTGACGATATCAGGGTTTATTTTTTTACACCCGTGGAGCTCGTGGGGAAAGTCAAAGGGAATCACCAAAAACAGCGGGATTTTTTCTCTCATTCTAATCCCAATTTTAGCATTGCTGCCAAACCTATCCGCCTTGACTCACGCGAAAGTTAAAGATATTCACTTTTAGCCTCCGCAATCGCACATTTCAGCCTCCAGCACCCCGGCCCGAAGAAATAATTTATTTTGATGGGAATAAAATTCCCTCTCACTCCGTCTTATATAGTGAGTAGCAAATACAATCTACGTCAATCGAAGAGGGGAGGTGCAATATGGGGACGACAAAATCTCCTTCATTAGTGCTTACAGAACGGATAGAAAGGGCGATCGTTTTGATGAGGGGCCAGAAAGTGATGCTTGATAGGGATCTCGCTGCTCTTTATGGTGTCTCGACAAAAGCGCTCAAGCAGGCAGTTAAGCGAAACGCCGACCGTTTCCCTGAGGATTTCATGTTTAATCTGAACGATCATGAGTTCGCTCATTGGAGGTCACAATTTGTGACCTCCAAGGCCGACCGTATGGGACTACGCTATCCACCAATGGCCTTTACAGAGCAAGGGGTAGCCATGCTCTCCAGTGTTCTTAAGAGCAAAAGGGCCGTCCAGGTGAATATTGAAATCATGCGGGCATTTATGAAACTGCGGATGATTCTGTCGACGCATGTCGAGCTGGCCCGCAAACTCGAAGAAATGGAGAAGAAATACGACGCTCAATTTAGGGTGGTTTTCGACGCAATTCGCGAACTCATGTCCCCGCTGGAAAATCCGAAAAGCCGCATCGGATTCCATGCGAAGCCATGATTGTTTGAGGAGGCGGGGGGGGGCGTCAATTGCATACGCCAGGGGTCTTCCGAAACCCCAGTACTGCCCGGTTATCGGTGACCAGGCCCCTAATTATTCTGACGGAGCGAGGCGATGTGGAGACCGAGGAGGAACGCGATGAAGGTGACCAGGAAGATCTGCCCGGAGATTGCCTCAAGAATTACGAAACCCCGCGCCGTCAGAGAAACGGGGGAGACGTCTCCAAAGCCTGACGTGGTGAGCGCGGAGTAACTGAGAAACATGAGTGGAGGGAAGAGATTGTCAGCCTCGGCAGGTCCGAGAGGGCCAAGGTTAGTGGCAAACGAGCCAGGGGCTGCCACCTCGATAATGGTGTAGAGCCCCGCCCAGAGATATCCCATGAGCATATAGACACACACGCCGCCAAACACCGTATCTCTGCTCACACGCTTCAGTATGAGGATATGTCTGACGATACCGACGCATATGATGGCGATAAAAAGGCATCCCGTCGCGCCGAGCGCCAGGGTGAAGTCGAAGGAATCGACCAGTAAATCCAGGAGCACGAATATGATAAAGAGAAGCCCTATAACGAAGGAAATGCGGAAGATCACCCGGAGCCCCGTCACAGACCAAAGGCCTGAGAGGAGGACGATGACGAACAGCACATCGTTTGTCGAGACAGCCAGATGAGTCCCCACGCATTTCCGGAGGGATGGCCCGAGTAATATCAAAGAGGCGAGGCACACGAGCTGTATGGCAAACCTGTTCCGGAACAGGAAGAAGACCATGCGGTTCCGTCCCCAATGGAGCGAGGACTGGTTCACCTGCGCTGAATCCCCCATTTCTCTCACCTCCTATTTAAAGTCATCCCTCGGCTCTTCGAGCGGCACCGGCTTTTGGTCTTATATCCGAAAGGGGGGACCATTACGTTCTGCATCAGGGGATGGGAACCTGCCTCCCAATATATCAACGACACAAAGTTGAGAGATACAGATCTATTGAACCGTGAGCAGTGTCCTGTCAACACCGTCTATGTAGACTAGGTTCTTGGTCGAGGTTGTGCACTGCGAATTATATAATACGCCTGCGCAACTCAGCGGGATTACCTGACCTGCAGCCTCTCCGTGTCCGCGCCGTTCGACAGCCAGTTGTACTGGCCGTTCACCACCACGGGCTTCGTGTTCAGCGCGCCCCCTTGGAGCATGTAGGCACCCACGGGAACGCTTTTCAAAGGGGCTTTGAACAGCTGATAATTGCTGATCGCGCGCGGCACCCTGATCGCCACCGGCACGCTTTTCTTCCCCTGCTTCTTCTGGATGTACGCGCTCGGCGTGGCGGTGAGCTTGTTCCCCTGCGTGATGTACAACCGCTTTCCGTTGGGCATCTGGAAGTAGAAACCCGGATAGAACGAGGTGGTGATGGGCTGCGTCACGTCCAGCAGAACCGTGAGCTGCTCGTTCTTTGAAAGGATATATTTGTTGGGCTTGAGATTGACGATGGGAAGGGGAGTCGGCGAGGGCGGGGTCTGGCTGGTCATGCTCTGGATGGTTATCACCGCCCCTATGGCATCACCGGTAACGCCGGTGCTGAAGTTCCCCACGTCGTCGTATGGGAAGCCGTAGCAATAGCCCTCGTACGCGGCGGCGTGTAGCACCTTCGAATAATGATTGGTGATATCCTGAGCGTAGAACTGCGCGGGGTCGTTCCACCATGTCGTACTATCTTTTATATTGAACAGGACGGTCCTGTTCAGCGCGGCGCCCATTTGCGTTATGATGCCCTGTTTCGCGATGCTGTCGCTCCCTGTGGTAAATAGATAGCCCGCTCCATCGCATCCGAATATGTGCGTGCTCTGCCCGACAAGATTATTGATCGTCACCGTTTCTCCTGTGTTTGTAACAAAGGTAAAATCACCCCCGATGACCTGGCCGGTGGCGCTCCATGCCGCGGTATTGGGAGGATTCTGCAGCGTCAGCGTATTCGGTGGCGTATAATAGTTCCAGCAATCGGTGACGTAGCTGTCAAAGTAATTTGCAAACGGGTTGGGGTCTGGAATGATTTGAGGCGCGTTGAACCTCACCACCGAGGAGCCGCTCGTCACGACGCCGTTCTGCCAGATTGCGGGAAGGGTAGTCAGGTTGTTCATGATCGTTTTTCTCGTCTGTGTGAACCCGCGCTTTTGTGATGTCCCGTTGGCGAGCTGCAGTTCGAGCATGAAGGAGATGCTGAAGAAATCCACGGTCGTGGTGTTCAGGAACGGGTACTTGCCATTCTCCCAGTCCAGCTCGACCTTGTCAAATATGATCGAGTAGTTGGGGAGGGATGCGTCGACCGCGGATGGAGTTTCCAGTGCCGGGCCGGGATTCACATGAAAGTACACCGGCTGCTCGAACGATACGTAGATCCTGCCGCTGATGATGCGCGGCATGTTGAAAGACCCCGCGTGGGATCCTTCGCTTGCCAGTTCGGAGAGCTTCTTCGAGTAGTTGGTGAACAGTTTTCCCCACGGGCCGCCGGGAGGCGTGACGGTGTTGTCCGCTTCGGAGATCTCCCTCCAGGTAGAGGTGGCCAGATCCACATAGCCGTTCTTCCCCGAGCCGCCCGGATCCAGCCCGAGCATCTGGACGTAGACCTGATCGTCGCCATATTGGTCCGAATTATTCGCGACTGTCACTTTTAAAAGATCACTGGCGTAAATAGTTGATGTGAATGCGACAAAAATGAGAATTGCCGGCAGATGCAAAACGATCTTTTTCATCTTCTTCTCCTCGCCTCTACACAGGCGTTATTGCCCGCTGAGTGACCTAAGTATACATCATAACCGGAGAGAAGTTCAGCAAAAAGTCGCAGACCACCATCGATTGCCTGTAATCAGGAAATAATCAGGGTCACACCCCAAACAATAAGTTGTCCGCTACGCTCACTCACTCCGATGAAATCAGAGGTTTCTTTTCCTGCACCCGTGGAGCTCGTGGGGGAAGTCGAAGCGGATCACCAGAAACAGCGGGAATTTTTGAGGGAATTTTAATGTTTCCCGGGACTGAAATACCGAGCCTGAAGGCTCGGCTACGAGACCGGGCTACAATATATTCCCCTCCGTTCAGCCCTTCACTCCCCCAAAATCTGAACGATGACCTGCCGCTCGCGCGGTCTGTTGTCGAGGTCTCCATCACCCCGCGTGTCCAGACCGATCCTCTCATTGATTATTGTTTTAGATAACCGTGGATTGTTGCCGGCGAGCCAGATTCTTATTTTAAATCCGAACAATGCGTCCAGTCAGCGGTTATATCCCCTTAACCGTTGCGGACATTGAAAAAATCTGCAAGGTGAGGAGTGAGGATGAGGCACGCCTTTTCACAAAGCTGGGCCCAGGCACGGGGCTCCGCCAATGACTCGCCGCTATAGGGGATTATTCCCCAGCATTTCACGTCGCAGAGTTCCTCTATGCAGGCGGTGCTCGTCGCCTCGGCGCGGTCGCCGTGGAGGGGACGGGAGGCGTTCACGATAAAACCGGCGACGCGCAGTCCGCGCGAGCGCGCGTACGAGATCGTGAGGGCCGTGTGGTTGATCGTCCCGAGGCCCGGGCGGGCCACGACGAGGAGAGGGACCTCCCACCGCAGGGCGAGATCTGCCACGGTGAATCTCCCCCTCATGGGCACGAGCAGCCCGCCGATCCCCTCGATGAGGACCGCGTCGTGGCGCAGCAGCAGCGACGAATAGGCCTCGTCCAGGACGGCAAGGTCAACCTCTCTCCCCTCGCACCGCGCTGCAATTGAAGGCGCGAGCGGCTCCCGAAAGCAGACAGGATTGATGAGTTCAAGCGGCTCGTCAAGCGCGAGCTTCTCTTTGAAAAACATGGCATCGGGAGAACGGAGCACCCCCCCCCGTTCCTCGCCGCCGGTCGCCACCGGCTTCATCACACCCACGCTGATATGGCGGCGCGCCAGGAGAGAAGCGAGGAGGGCTGTAACGACCGTTTTCCCCACACCGGTGTCGGTACCGGTGATAAAAAGACCACGGCCGCTCATTCGGTTTCCTCCCTGATGCAATGGTAGACCACGTCGAGCATCCGTTTCAACTCCACCCGGCTCATGGAAAGCGGCGGCATGAGCACGATCACGTCGCCGAGGGGGCGGATCAGAAGGCCATGCCTCCGCGCCCGCACGCACACACGGTGACCCATCCGGGAGCCATAGGCATAAGGCCCCCGCGTCTTTTTTGAGCGCACGAGCTCGATCCCCACCATAAATCCCTTCTGCCTCACGTCACCGACGTGGGGGAGCTGCGCGAATCTCCCCAGGAGGCGCGAGAGGAGCCGGATCTTCTGCTGGAGTCGTTCGAGGACCCTCTCCCTCCTGAAGACTCCCAGGTTGGCGAGGGCCGCGGCACACGCGAGCGCGTTGCCGGTGTACGAGTGGCCGTGAAAAAATGTCTTCTTCATCCGGTAGGGGGCCCGAAACGCGTCGTATATCTTTTTCGTGGTGAGCGTCGCCGCGAGCGGCAGGTAGCCCCCCGTGATCCCCTTCGAGAGGACGAGGATATCGGGAGACACGCCCTCATGCTCGCAGGCGAACATTGTCCCGGTCCTGCCAAACCCGACGGCGACCTCATCGGCGATGAGCAGTATGCCGTGCTTTCTGCAGAGCCTTTCGACAGCGGCGAGATGCCCCGGGGGAGCCACTATCATCCCGCCGGCCGCCTGGACGACCGGCTCAATGATGAGCGCCGCGACGCGCACGCGGTGACGGCGGATGAGCGCATCGAGCGAGGCGAGGCACTCCGAGGCACAGGACGCAGGTTCCTTCCCGAAGCCGCAGCGATAGCAGTAAAAGGATGGCCCCTCAAGCGTCGGGAAGAGCAGCGGCCGGTAGGTGTCGTGGAAGAGGCCGATTCCGCCGACACTCACCGCGCCGATTGTATCGCCGTGGTAGCCGTTGGCGAAGCGTATAAACATATGTCTTCGCCGGTGTTCCCCCCCCCTGTGTTGCCAGTACTGGAACGACAGCTTCAGGGCAACCTCCACCGCCGTGGACCCATTGTCGGAATAAAACACCTTCTCCAGGCCCCGCGGCGCGACGCGGACGAGCTCCTCTGCCAGCGCTATCGATGGCTGACTCGCCAGCCCGAGGAGCGTCGTATGCGCAACCCTGTCGAGTTGAGCGCGGATCGCCCTGTCGATCGCTTTCTTCCTGTGGCCGTGGACGTTCACCCAGAGAGAGGAAACGCCATCGAGGTATCTCCTCCCCCTGGTATCCTCAAGGACGCACCCGCGCGCCGAGCGGATGACCACAATCTCATCCCGCTCCCAATCACTCATCTGGGTGAATGGATGCCACACGTACTTTTTGTCTTTCTTTTCCAGTGTGTATCCGCGTTTCATGTCTGTCGTTCCCCTCCCGGCGCGGCCCTCAAAAGCCCCGGCGAGCCCTCCGCGAGCTCACCGCACGCGGCGAGCAGGTAGTCGATATCAGTTTCCGCATGGGTCGACATGAGGGTGAGCCTCAGCCGGCTGGTCCCCCGCGGAACGGTCGGGGGCCGTATCGAGGGCGCGAGGATCTTCCTCTGAAACAGCCGGCCGGAAAACGCCACTGCGGCATCCGCTTCTCCGATGAGGACGGGTATGATATGGTGCCTGCTCCGCATCGTATCGAACCCGAGGGCGTTCAGTCCCCGGCGCAGTCTGTCCGTTTTCTCAAGGAGCGCATTCCTGAGCTCAGGACCGCTCCGCACAACGCCGAGCGCCGCGATCGCAGCGGCACACATCGCGGGCGGAGGCGCGGTCGTGTAGATAAAGCTGCGCGCTTTGTTGCGCAACAGATCTATCAGCGCAGCCGACCCTGCCACGTAGCCGCCGCTCCCCCCGAGCGCCTTGCTGAGCGTTCCGATGGATATGTCTACCCCCTCCTCCACGCCCAGGAGTTCCGCCGCGCCGCGGCCCTGCGCGCCGAGCACACCCGTGGCGTGCGCCTCGTCCACCATGGCCCATGCCCCATACTGTTTTGAGATCGCGACGATCTCCCGGAGCGGGGCCAGATCGCCGTCCATGCTGAATATGCCGTCGGTGACGACGAGCCTCCTCCGGGAACCGCTGCTCTTTTTCAGAATTTTCTCCAGCCTGTCGGTATTTCCGTGAGGATACACCCTCATCCGAGCGCCCGAGAGACGGCAGCCATCTATGATGCTCGCGTGATCGAGCTTGTCCACGATCACCGTATCCCTGGGCCCGGTGAGCGCGCTGATCACACCCACGTTCGCCATGTACCCCGCGGGGAACATAATCGCCGCTTCAGTTTTTCTGAATTCGGCGATCATCCCTTCCAGCTCCTCGTGCAGCCGCATTGTCCCGGAGACGAGGCGCGAGGCACCCCCTCCCCACCCGTAGCGCGCGATCGCCCCGCGCGCCGCCTCTTTGACTGCGGGATGCGACGCCAGGCCGAGATAGTTATTGGAGCAGACACAGAGGTACTCCCGCCCAGCGATCTCGAGGCGCGGCCCCTGGGCTCCCCCGATGACGCGAGGAGCGCGGTGGAGACCCGCGGCCTTGATATCCTCTAGTTCTCGATGAAGTTGTTCTGAAAGCGAGTTCATATCAATCGCTCACCCCTCCGGGCGGCCCGCGACGAGCACGCCGATATGGCCTCCGAAACCGCATGAGATCGAGACCGCGTTCCTGATCTCCCGCCTTTTCGCGGCAAGCGGCGTATAGTCCAGATCGCACCGAGGATCAGGATGGCGCAGATTGATCGTCGGTGGAACCACTCCGCGTTCGAGCGCCATGAGGGCGATGATGAACTCCACGCTCCCCGCCGCACCCAGGAGGTGACCGGTCATCGGTTTCGTTGAGCTGAGCGAGAGGAGCGAGGCCGCGTTCCCGAACGCGACCTTTATCGCATTGGTCTCAGCGGGATCGTTCAAACGCGTTCCCGTTCCGTGCATGTTGATGTAATCAACCTCTTCCCGCTTCACGCCGGCTCTGCACAGTGCGGCCGAAATCACCCTCCCGAGCTCCACCCCGGAAGGCTCGGGGGCGGTCACGTGAAAAATATCCTCGCCGATCGCGCCCCCCTTCAGCTCCGCGCGCACGCGCGCACCACGTGCTGACGCGTGCCTCTCCTCTTCAAGAATGACAATTCCGCACCCCTCGCCGAGCACAAAGCCGTTCCGCAGTGCATCATATGGTTTGCACGCCTCGGCAGGACTGCCCGTATCTGTCGCGAGTACCCCCATGCGCCGGTAGCCGCCCAGCAGCAGGGGAGTGATGCAGGATTCAGTGGCGCCCGCAATGACGATCCCTGCATCTCCCATCATGATCATGCGACGTCCGGCCAGGATTGCGTGCGCTCCCGTTGCGCACGCTGCCCCCGGAGCGACCACGGGCCCTCCGAGCCTCCATCGTCCCGTGACTGCCGACGCCGCGCTGCCCACGTAGTATGCCACGAACCCCTCGCGCTCAATCGCCCCCGGACGCCCTTCATGCAACGCGTCACAGGCATGCTCCAGCGCCATAAATCCACCCTTGCTCGATCCAACGCTCACGCCGATATTCTCGCGGCAATCCGCAACCGCCAACGCCGCATCTGCGACCGCCGACTCAGCCGCCCTCAACGCAAAAGAGATATGGCGCAGACCGCCGGAAGGAAAGTCCTCATCGGTCACCGGACAGTAGTACCGCGCGCCGGTGAGGCCCAGCGGGCCATCCGGCAGGGCCGCGGCGCCGCTCTCTCCCCGTATGAGCCTTCCCCACACAGTTTGACAATCGCACCCCAGAGGGGTCACCAGTCCCACCCCGGTGACGACAACGGAGCGCCCTCCACTCACGCCCACCGATAGATCCTTCCGTCCAGATTGAAGAGCTGGCCTGAAACAGTCGCCATCCCCGCCAGATGAACGATGAAGCGCGCGACGGCAGCGGGATCGGAAAATCTCTTCAGCACGTTGCCCGCCTGCGCCGCATCCCTTGTCTCTCCCGCGACTGTTCTCGTCATTGACGTGCGCATGAACCCGGGCATCACGGCGTTCGCGCTAACCCCCGAGCCGCCCAACTCCCGAGCCAGGCTTGTGGTCAACCCGATGAGCGCGGCCTTTGAAGCGGCATATGCGCTCTCACCCCTCCCTCCGCAGACGCCGAGAATTGAGCAAATGTTGATAATATGCCCGGAATGCTGCGCGGCCATCAGGGGCGCGACCCTCCGCGAGCAGTTGAACGCCCCCTTGAGATTTGTATCCAGCACCCTGTCCCAGTCCTTCTCGCTAGTGGTTAAAAGCAGGGATTCATGCATGATACCTGCATTGTTAACCAGAACGTCTACTCTTCCCCACCGGCGGAGCACCTCATCTACCATCCTCCCCACCTCATTGCCGCATGCGACATCCGCCTGAAGGCACAGTGACTCCCCCCCGCGGCGGTTTATGACGCGCGCGAGTTGGAGCGCCTGCGGGCGGCTGGCACGGTAGTTTATCGCCACGCGGTATCCCGCATTGGCAAACTCCTTCGCGATGCACCTGCCGAGCCCGCGCGAGGCGCCCGTCACCAGCGCAACCCTCTTCATGCTTTTACACCTGATTTTCCCGATCTACCTGATTATTTTATCCTTACCTATTCATCACCGTGAGATTGACTGACTCAAATACATGACAACACATTGCTCTGTAGGGGCTTGATCCTTCGGCTTCGCTCAGGACAAGTTTTATCAAGCCCGTCTCAATGCGGGTTCGATGAATCGAACCCCTACAATACGTTGATGAAAAAGTTAGGTTAGAACAATCGAGTAAATCATGCGCCGCAAAACCCGCCCCATCCGCTCAATCCGCTGCCTGCCGCTATTCTATCTCCAGACCCAACTGCTCTATCATCTGCAGGTCGTCTTCCGGCTTCCGCCCCTTCGTGGTCAAATAGTCGCCGATCATGATACCGTTCGCGCCAGCGAGGAATACCCGGCTCTGCATTTCCCCGAGGATGAGCTCTCTCCCGCCCGCAATCCTTATCTCCGCGCGAGGCAGCATGATGCGAAAGAGCGCGATGATCCTCAGCGCGTCTTCCGCGGCGAGCGGCGGCTGAAATTCATAGGGAGTGCCCCTGACGGGCGCGAGAAAATTCAGTGGAACTGAATCCACTTCCAAATCCCTCAGCGCCAGCGCAAGATCAACCCTGTCCTCCCAATTTTCTCCCAGCCCGAATATTCCCCCCGCGCACACCTCCAGTCCGGCGGCCTTCGCCGCGCTCACCGTCCTCACGCGGTCCCGCCATCCGTGCGTGGCGCACACCCGCGGGAAAAAGCGCTCGGCGCATTCGAGATTATGGTGGTAGCGGGAGAGGCCGGCGTCCTTGAGCCTTCGGGCTGTATCCGCGCTCAGTTCGCCGAGCGAGGCGCAGGGGATCAGGCCGTCTGTCCCCCTCAACGCGCGGACTATCCCACACACGATTTCCACCTCGTCCCCGCTCAGGCGCCGGCCGCTTGTCACCACGCTGAAATACCGGGCGCCCATCTCCCGGGCCTGGCGCGCGCGTTCAAGGATATCCTCTTCAGCGAGCATCGGGTATGTGGTCACGCCGGTCTGGTGATGCGCCGATTGCGCGCAGAATTTGCAGTCCTCGCCGCAGAGCCCTGATCTGGCATTGACGATGGCGCAGAGGGCGACCCTATTTCCATAGAATTGCCGCCGCAGCCGGTCCGCTTCGCAGAGCAGATCGTCAAGAGGGGCATCGAGGATCCCCCGTGCCGTTTCGCGCGGAATCCGCCCCTTCTTCAGTATCGGCTGGACGGCGTCATGGACTTTGTTTTCCATAGTGCGTAATTGTTAAGTATTTTGGACGAATTAGTTGACAATTGAAACAAAAAAAAGAACCGCAGCGCACGCAGTCAGCCAAGCTGGTGGATTGCCCGCCTCGCAGGTGAACGCATTATGTCCGCTCCCTGAACGCGCGCACCATCGGGTCCCATCCGAAATTTTTCCATACGAGATAGAGCGCGATCGCCGCCCCCACAACCGAGGCTGCCATTTTCAGGCGGCGGTAGCGCCCCACATGGATGGCGAGCGCGTCTATGTACCCCTCCTTATGGAAAACTCCCTTGACCTGCACATAGGTTCCGCTCGACAGAGGAGGAACGGCACCCCGCACCTGAATCTCCATGCCGCCCCATCGCAGGGAGAACCCACCCTCCACAATGTCGCCGATGGTCGATTCGTGAGGGGTATAGATGACCGCGCCATCGCACGCGGCGGGCCGGGAGAGACACTCCTCGAGCGTGAGGCCGGGATGGTATAACCCCGCATAGACGCAGAGGATCACTATCACCATGACGAGACCGGCTGCCATCGCCCATCGCATAGATATCTCCCGCGGTTTCTATCTCCCAATGCCACAGAGCTGGATGATCATGTGCGCTCACCGCCTTTTTCAAATCTCGCGAGCACGCGCCCGAGCGCTTCCGCCATCCGCTCCCAGGTGTGCCCCCGCGCAATGTCTCTGAGGCGCCGCGCCTCCCCGCCACACGCCTCGCGGATTTTCTCCGCCAGTTCACGGGGGTCTCCCGGTGTGACGAGCAGGGGATAGTCACTCCCCAGGAGCTCGCGCACCGGCCTGAGGGCGGTGGCGACTACGGGGACGTCGCAGGCAATCCCCTCAAGGACCTTCAGCGGGAAACAGTAGTCGGTGTAGGCGTTGGAGGGGCTCGGGACGACCACCGCGTCGCAGGCGTTGATGTAGTGGGGAATCTCGCACTGGGGGACAAGGCCGCGGTAGAGCACGCCCTCACCGGGGAGGCGCACCGCCCGGTGCCTGTCACCGGCGAGGAGCAGCGTGGA
This is a stretch of genomic DNA from Candidatus Auribacterota bacterium. It encodes these proteins:
- the bioA gene encoding adenosylmethionine--8-amino-7-oxononanoate transaminase, whose amino-acid sequence is MKRGYTLEKKDKKYVWHPFTQMSDWERDEIVVIRSARGCVLEDTRGRRYLDGVSSLWVNVHGHRKKAIDRAIRAQLDRVAHTTLLGLASQPSIALAEELVRVAPRGLEKVFYSDNGSTAVEVALKLSFQYWQHRGGEHRRRHMFIRFANGYHGDTIGAVSVGGIGLFHDTYRPLLFPTLEGPSFYCYRCGFGKEPASCASECLASLDALIRRHRVRVAALIIEPVVQAAGGMIVAPPGHLAAVERLCRKHGILLIADEVAVGFGRTGTMFACEHEGVSPDILVLSKGITGGYLPLAATLTTKKIYDAFRAPYRMKKTFFHGHSYTGNALACAAALANLGVFRRERVLERLQQKIRLLSRLLGRFAQLPHVGDVRQKGFMVGIELVRSKKTRGPYAYGSRMGHRVCVRARRHGLLIRPLGDVIVLMPPLSMSRVELKRMLDVVYHCIREETE
- a CDS encoding ORF6N domain-containing protein, yielding MKELIPPEWIKRKIYLIRGQKVMFDKDLAILYAVTTANLNKAVTRNPGRFPDDFSFKLTSDEVRNLIFHFGTSRLGGTRKMPRVFTEQGVAMLSSVLRSERAIQVNIAIMSVFVRLREILSTHKELAHKLRLLETRIDRYDHQIQSIFDAINQLILPPEKPKRRIGFYPEP
- the bioD gene encoding dethiobiotin synthase, whose amino-acid sequence is MSGRGLFITGTDTGVGKTVVTALLASLLARRHISVGVMKPVATGGEERGGVLRSPDAMFFKEKLALDEPLELINPVCFREPLAPSIAARCEGREVDLAVLDEAYSSLLLRHDAVLIEGIGGLLVPMRGRFTVADLALRWEVPLLVVARPGLGTINHTALTISYARSRGLRVAGFIVNASRPLHGDRAEATSTACIEELCDVKCWGIIPYSGESLAEPRAWAQLCEKACLILTPHLADFFNVRNG
- a CDS encoding ORF6N domain-containing protein; the encoded protein is MGTTKSPSLVLTERIERAIVLMRGQKVMLDRDLAALYGVSTKALKQAVKRNADRFPEDFMFNLNDHEFAHWRSQFVTSKADRMGLRYPPMAFTEQGVAMLSSVLKSKRAVQVNIEIMRAFMKLRMILSTHVELARKLEEMEKKYDAQFRVVFDAIRELMSPLENPKSRIGFHAKP
- a CDS encoding beta-1,3-glucanase family protein, translated to MKKIVLHLPAILIFVAFTSTIYASDLLKVTVANNSDQYGDDQVYVQMLGLDPGGSGKNGYVDLATSTWREISEADNTVTPPGGPWGKLFTNYSKKLSELASEGSHAGSFNMPRIISGRIYVSFEQPVYFHVNPGPALETPSAVDASLPNYSIIFDKVELDWENGKYPFLNTTTVDFFSISFMLELQLANGTSQKRGFTQTRKTIMNNLTTLPAIWQNGVVTSGSSVVRFNAPQIIPDPNPFANYFDSYVTDCWNYYTPPNTLTLQNPPNTAAWSATGQVIGGDFTFVTNTGETVTINNLVGQSTHIFGCDGAGYLFTTGSDSIAKQGIITQMGAALNRTVLFNIKDSTTWWNDPAQFYAQDITNHYSKVLHAAAYEGYCYGFPYDDVGNFSTGVTGDAIGAVITIQSMTSQTPPSPTPLPIVNLKPNKYILSKNEQLTVLLDVTQPITTSFYPGFYFQMPNGKRLYITQGNKLTATPSAYIQKKQGKKSVPVAIRVPRAISNYQLFKAPLKSVPVGAYMLQGGALNTKPVVVNGQYNWLSNGADTERLQVR
- a CDS encoding ORF6N domain-containing protein; this translates as MGKADGSSLIASGKIESLILLMRGEKVILDADLAGLYGVPTFRFNEAVKRNRNRFPGDFVFQLTQEEVAALISQNAMSKSGRGGRRTLPYAFTEHGAVMAATVLSSPRTIEMSIFVVRAFIHLRNLLSTHKELALKLAELERKIETHDDKIRSLFEAIHEFMAPPEKPKRHIGFHAEP